A stretch of the Geovibrio thiophilus genome encodes the following:
- a CDS encoding DUF134 domain-containing protein, producing MPRPLKPRTVGVVPEICHFKPRGVPAKKLKTVGITLDEFEAIRLADYEGLSHEEAAVLMNVSRPTFSRLVEKARVKVAGFLVNGTQLVIDGGNIEFDPDRACVKCKENMPEKRMERRKRSCGIITGCVEEETELTDAQV from the coding sequence ATGCCCAGACCATTAAAACCACGCACAGTAGGTGTTGTGCCGGAAATTTGTCATTTCAAACCCCGGGGGGTTCCGGCTAAGAAGCTGAAAACTGTGGGAATCACTCTTGACGAGTTTGAAGCTATAAGACTCGCAGACTATGAAGGACTCTCCCACGAGGAAGCCGCCGTGCTTATGAACGTTTCACGCCCCACTTTCAGCAGGCTTGTTGAAAAAGCCAGAGTAAAGGTGGCGGGATTTCTTGTGAACGGAACCCAGCTTGTGATTGACGGCGGAAATATCGAGTTTGACCCCGACAGAGCATGTGTTAAATGCAAGGAAAACATGCCTGAAAAACGTATGGAGCGGAGAAAACGCTCATGCGGGATAATCACCGGATGCGTTGAAGAGGAAACAGAGCTTACAGATGCGCAGGTCTGA
- a CDS encoding nitroreductase family protein, producing the protein METIQTIITRRSVNFFDPSFKISDNELTELLRLAALAPSSYNIQPWEVVVVRSPERKKALRECAFNQPKAEEASAVLIIIGNTDAVEENLDAVASDLVDKGYADAAAAESVKKTAGGFYGLPDSERRKVFSAKNAGLFAMNFMTAAEGLGYVTHPMDGFDEGKIKEAFGIKADKVVPMLIAVGRFKDGVSLPDRKMRFSPERFARFE; encoded by the coding sequence ATGGAAACCATTCAGACCATTATTACCCGCAGATCAGTGAATTTCTTCGATCCGTCCTTCAAAATTTCCGATAATGAGCTTACGGAGCTTCTGAGGCTTGCGGCTCTTGCTCCGTCCTCTTACAACATCCAGCCTTGGGAGGTTGTGGTTGTGCGTTCGCCGGAGCGCAAGAAGGCTCTCCGTGAGTGCGCCTTTAACCAGCCTAAGGCTGAGGAGGCTTCCGCAGTGCTGATAATCATAGGCAATACGGACGCGGTGGAGGAAAATCTGGACGCAGTGGCAAGCGACCTTGTGGACAAGGGTTATGCGGACGCGGCGGCGGCAGAGAGTGTGAAGAAGACAGCAGGCGGCTTTTACGGTCTGCCTGACAGCGAGCGCAGAAAGGTTTTCTCCGCTAAGAACGCGGGTCTTTTCGCCATGAATTTTATGACAGCGGCGGAAGGACTCGGCTATGTTACCCACCCCATGGACGGTTTCGACGAGGGTAAGATAAAAGAAGCCTTCGGCATAAAAGCGGACAAGGTTGTGCCGATGCTCATAGCAGTCGGCAGATTTAAGGACGGCGTATCGCTTCCTGACAGAAAAATGAGGTTTTCTCCCGAAAGGTTCGCAAGATTTGAATAG
- a CDS encoding RlmE family RNA methyltransferase: MYNRKDAFYRKAKKEGYKSRAAYKLTELNKKYALYNPNSRVLDAGCSPGGWSQIVLETVKKQPVVGVDLIQVEGMGHPNFHFVLGDLTDNEVLLRVLAVCPEFDTVLSDAAPNTSGTKLLDHVNSCDLVKIIFDFTKKVLRKNGNFCFKLFDGEDTQELLKAVRKCFSMVKVIRPSATRKSSFEIYVVCKGYTGEKE; this comes from the coding sequence ATGTATAACAGAAAAGACGCTTTTTACAGAAAAGCGAAGAAGGAAGGCTACAAATCCCGTGCTGCGTACAAGCTGACGGAGCTTAACAAGAAGTACGCCCTTTATAATCCGAACAGCCGTGTTCTGGATGCGGGATGCTCCCCGGGCGGCTGGAGCCAGATTGTGCTTGAGACGGTGAAAAAGCAGCCTGTGGTGGGAGTTGATCTCATTCAGGTCGAGGGGATGGGGCATCCGAATTTTCATTTTGTTCTGGGCGATCTGACCGACAATGAGGTGCTGCTCAGGGTGCTTGCCGTATGCCCCGAGTTTGACACTGTTCTCTCGGACGCGGCGCCGAACACATCTGGAACGAAGCTTCTGGATCATGTAAACAGTTGTGATCTGGTGAAGATAATTTTTGATTTCACTAAAAAGGTTCTGAGGAAAAACGGCAATTTCTGCTTCAAGCTGTTCGACGGCGAGGACACGCAGGAGCTCCTCAAGGCGGTTCGCAAGTGCTTCAGTATGGTGAAGGTTATCAGACCCTCAGCCACAAGGAAGAGCTCCTTTGAGATTTATGTGGTCTGCAAGGGCTACACCGGAGAAAAAGAATAG
- a CDS encoding pyridoxamine 5'-phosphate oxidase family protein, with amino-acid sequence MRRSEREIKDYKLLENLLKQGEVIHLALADAPYPYLVTVNYGYRDDALYFHCASQGRKIDLLKQDPKVYFQIILRNELVRAESACRWTTKFTSVCGEADAVIQESHAEKRKALQIIMGHYGLHDSEFTENMTKNMLTVKLNIVSLSAKSNEE; translated from the coding sequence ATGCGCAGGTCTGAGAGAGAGATAAAAGATTATAAATTATTGGAAAATCTGCTGAAGCAGGGTGAAGTGATTCACCTTGCTCTGGCGGACGCCCCCTACCCTTACCTTGTGACCGTGAACTACGGCTACAGGGATGACGCGCTGTATTTCCACTGTGCGTCACAGGGGCGTAAGATAGATCTTCTTAAGCAAGACCCGAAGGTATATTTCCAGATAATTCTGAGAAATGAGCTTGTAAGGGCAGAAAGCGCATGCAGGTGGACAACAAAGTTTACCTCTGTCTGCGGCGAGGCAGATGCTGTTATTCAGGAGAGCCATGCGGAAAAGCGTAAGGCGCTGCAAATAATAATGGGCCACTACGGTCTGCATGATTCCGAATTTACCGAAAACATGACCAAAAACATGCTCACGGTGAAGCTGAACATTGTTTCCCTTTCCGCCAAAAGCAATGAGGAATAA